The following proteins are encoded in a genomic region of Acidobacteriota bacterium:
- a CDS encoding Hsp70 family protein gives MAKIVGIDLGTTYSAVSVWDEKRQQAVIIPNLLGAYTTPSIVSLNDAGEVIAGEDAKQNFLRNPDNTISQIKREMGRDFKVTMGGKTYNPQTISAFILRYLKLCAENYLGEPVHDAVITVPAYFDSVQHTATHDAGCIAGLNVHRVINEPTAAAIAYGVKSGLQPGENKVYAVYDLGGGTFDVSIINITADDIKVVGTGGDPRLGGLDMDEEMMKWALRQIKAKHNVDLAGDEAVRRRLKVEAEDVKKRLVLMQATELNVPYLTMINGQPLSPLLPITRAQYEGLIMRLLERSMVCLEEAVASAEKTN, from the coding sequence ATGGCCAAGATCGTGGGGATCGACCTGGGGACGACGTACTCGGCGGTATCGGTCTGGGACGAGAAGCGGCAGCAAGCCGTAATCATCCCGAACCTGCTGGGGGCGTACACGACACCGTCCATTGTGAGCTTGAACGACGCGGGTGAAGTGATTGCCGGCGAGGACGCCAAACAGAATTTCCTGCGCAATCCGGACAACACCATCTCCCAGATCAAGCGGGAGATGGGACGGGACTTCAAGGTGACCATGGGGGGCAAGACGTACAATCCCCAGACCATCTCGGCGTTCATCCTGCGCTACCTGAAACTGTGTGCGGAGAACTACCTGGGCGAGCCGGTTCACGACGCGGTGATCACGGTGCCGGCGTACTTCGATTCGGTCCAGCACACGGCCACCCACGACGCGGGGTGCATCGCCGGCCTGAACGTACACCGGGTGATCAACGAGCCCACGGCGGCGGCCATCGCCTACGGCGTCAAGAGCGGCCTGCAGCCCGGCGAGAACAAGGTGTACGCGGTGTACGACCTGGGCGGCGGAACGTTCGACGTGTCCATCATCAATATCACCGCGGACGACATCAAGGTGGTCGGGACGGGCGGCGACCCGCGCCTGGGCGGCCTGGACATGGACGAGGAGATGATGAAGTGGGCGCTGCGGCAGATCAAGGCGAAGCACAACGTGGACCTGGCCGGCGACGAAGCGGTGCGACGGCGCCTGAAGGTGGAGGCGGAAGACGTGAAAAAGCGCCTGGTGCTGATGCAGGCCACCGAGCTCAACGTGCCCTACCTGACAATGATAAACGGCCAGCCGCTGAGCCCGCTCCTGCCCATCACCCGGGCGCAGTATGAGGGGCTGATCATGCGGCTGCTGGAGCGGTCGATGGTTTGCCTCGAGGAGGCCGTGGCCAGCGCCGAAAAGACGAACGA
- a CDS encoding nucleotide exchange factor GrpE, producing MTNQDANLPPADAPVAAGTGTENGGAADKLDRLERLVRGVSRDNMELQAALAAVRGRLEDLDLSVKGMAQSAHRAVQEGQAGVQNAEKHFAGALRELEARVREEMQWQIQRGALQAVFPALDDLELVIAHERQAAGGAVPAGSVLEALVMVRQKLMDGLRAIGLEEIVVEPGVTVFDPALHQHTAADLPPEAIPDLDVPRNTILLLRRPGYRFQGRVFRAPQVIVKL from the coding sequence ATGACGAACCAGGATGCCAATCTGCCGCCGGCGGACGCGCCGGTGGCGGCAGGAACCGGCACCGAAAACGGCGGCGCGGCCGACAAGCTGGACCGGCTGGAACGGCTGGTCCGCGGAGTGAGCCGCGATAACATGGAGCTGCAGGCCGCATTGGCCGCGGTGCGCGGCCGGCTTGAGGATCTGGATTTGAGCGTGAAGGGCATGGCGCAGTCCGCCCACCGTGCGGTCCAGGAGGGCCAGGCGGGTGTCCAGAACGCGGAGAAGCATTTCGCCGGCGCCCTGCGGGAACTGGAGGCCCGCGTCCGCGAGGAGATGCAGTGGCAGATCCAGCGGGGTGCCCTCCAGGCGGTCTTCCCGGCCCTGGATGACCTGGAACTGGTCATCGCCCACGAGCGGCAGGCCGCCGGCGGCGCGGTGCCCGCCGGGAGCGTGCTCGAAGCGCTGGTCATGGTGCGTCAGAAACTGATGGACGGCCTGCGCGCCATCGGCCTCGAGGAGATCGTCGTGGAACCGGGCGTGACCGTCTTCGATCCGGCGCTGCACCAGCACACGGCCGCGGATCTGCCGCCGGAGGCGATTCCGGATCTGGACGTGCCCCGGAACACCATCCTGCTGCTGCGCCGGCCGGGCTATCGCTTCCAGGGCCGGGTGTTCCGGGCGCCGCAGGTGATCGTGAAGCTGTGA
- a CDS encoding DnaJ domain-containing protein, whose translation MIRLDVTEESGSSFYELLGLTREQVAKAAKPKRLISDAATKACTLYHTQAQRGDKEAEEKESRVNEAAAILKDEKKREDYNKELDSGKGATLEVLRTRPVAPPVYRERQARLRVIEALMRSAGLVRPIWGA comes from the coding sequence ATGATCCGGCTGGACGTAACGGAAGAATCGGGCAGCTCCTTTTACGAGCTGTTGGGACTCACGCGGGAGCAGGTGGCCAAGGCCGCCAAACCCAAGCGGCTGATCAGCGACGCCGCGACGAAAGCCTGCACCCTGTACCACACCCAGGCCCAGCGCGGCGACAAGGAAGCCGAGGAGAAAGAGAGCCGGGTCAACGAGGCCGCGGCCATCCTGAAGGACGAAAAGAAACGGGAGGATTACAACAAGGAACTGGACAGCGGCAAGGGGGCGACCCTCGAGGTGTTGCGCACCCGGCCCGTCGCCCCGCCCGTCTACCGGGAGCGACAGGCCCGCTTGCGGGTCATCGAGGCGCTGATGCGCTCGGCCGGTCTGGTCCGGCCGATCTGGGGAGCTTGA
- a CDS encoding tetratricopeptide repeat protein — translation MIEMGAASASDQVVVDFRLKLPDDVCTVHLLGDFNGWDPAAHPLEQHAARGDSRTWATSLELPRNKIFQFCYELDGARRIPDPDVTRRVPGPCGEPLSLLDTALPDHDAAGVPTPRRTRKSGHGARCAAGASRLEAEVHAATADPERRLQLATELCRRARQVDSPYERVRLLGRAVELDPFELEYRLAQGATLTESGQPKAAAEVIQRALALWPGAPAACLLLGQALLADGRPNEALEHLAKVPADGALGRQAAFERVEAALRLAKGGADWDKVQDELAKLEVDVDSVGLFCEKCLKIAVEANDPDRTVDLLGLAHRKLGAPLAGHPAYRLLEQVAMFEPQSLLDNAAQLPLQRSESNGEPPAGDVDRLENLLKAYRLAQTVPAGDDGDRVKFVGIWQRLVERQGDAWPELKDAYLVQLDRWAEEAYKGKKFQLAGLLWNEAERIDPYNPAVLQNLALVYTRQNNEDGQRHYWDRFTRVLNLYCEMAPEADGFSRLLAQKHQAFVEAAQKALPTANRWRDLLELAEDWVREAVPLLALRQLEFRNPMFRCGIWRDDYRNQAERERALTAAVTATRQWLELAAEWSGLPADRSELVQARRIRLDQARQSAAAAGPDSRRHYNDERDAFKLHRDQTVHQYLMLMHVLKLLIKQLQEQEETLAEAELARYRTVARGVLAFPHELMKAGAMQLIADFDPNIDMAAEAYAVALFPWLTKGRELMEQQRPEAAGQCYQTACELAPAFMPAVFQLAQCMAMQKQWDDACRAARQALALCNPDDEHYAMLADFAEQMDVARVQQRLEAAQRFLKEQKSEEAVLTALETLDDYPGHPFVLFTLAQAYLSNTDFDEARDALRRAATAAKPDSELGQTIAGFDSQIDEYAPQMLLTKAVPLMKDEKWKPAAQILAKGAGLNPPSAQVTFYHAVCLGRSGDISEAEAQARKAMKQCRKGEDDELKGEIEAFIEQIPVMLIGEDVQNAQKQMEKKNWQAALGFLDSARTKAPNAAIVYFYRAVCKLNQDEHDEARRIAREGLTHAKGKANEEIRKQLNQVIAVVEQAEKQREMNLAVGFMNREDWNMAAGILEKIISDEPFNDAAKFYLAVCLFRRSGGYMDYATKSKIRELLADAKLSLFLDKDLKKQIEMLEKLVG, via the coding sequence ATGATCGAGATGGGTGCCGCATCAGCGAGTGATCAGGTCGTGGTGGACTTCCGATTGAAGCTGCCGGATGACGTGTGCACGGTCCACCTGCTGGGTGACTTCAACGGATGGGATCCTGCGGCGCATCCGCTGGAACAGCACGCGGCCCGCGGCGACAGCCGCACGTGGGCCACCAGTCTCGAGTTGCCCCGGAACAAGATCTTCCAGTTCTGTTACGAGCTGGACGGCGCTCGACGCATCCCCGATCCGGACGTGACGCGCCGCGTACCGGGGCCATGCGGTGAGCCGCTCTCGCTGCTGGATACGGCGCTGCCGGATCACGACGCGGCCGGTGTGCCGACGCCGCGGCGCACCCGCAAGTCCGGCCATGGCGCCAGATGTGCGGCGGGCGCATCGCGGCTGGAGGCGGAGGTGCACGCGGCCACGGCCGATCCGGAGCGGCGGCTGCAACTGGCGACGGAGCTCTGCCGACGGGCTCGACAAGTCGATTCGCCTTACGAGCGCGTGCGGTTGCTCGGCCGCGCCGTCGAGCTGGATCCGTTCGAGCTGGAGTACCGGCTGGCCCAGGGCGCCACGCTGACTGAGAGTGGCCAACCCAAGGCGGCGGCGGAGGTCATCCAGCGCGCGCTCGCGCTGTGGCCGGGCGCCCCGGCGGCCTGTCTGCTCTTGGGGCAGGCGCTGCTCGCGGACGGCCGACCCAACGAAGCGCTGGAACACCTGGCCAAGGTGCCTGCCGACGGTGCCTTGGGGCGGCAGGCCGCATTCGAGCGGGTGGAAGCGGCCTTGCGCCTGGCCAAGGGCGGCGCGGACTGGGACAAGGTTCAGGACGAGCTGGCCAAGCTCGAAGTGGACGTGGACAGCGTGGGACTGTTCTGTGAAAAATGCCTGAAGATCGCGGTCGAGGCGAACGATCCAGATCGCACGGTGGATCTCCTCGGACTGGCCCACCGCAAACTCGGCGCCCCCCTGGCGGGGCATCCGGCTTACCGGTTGCTGGAGCAGGTGGCCATGTTCGAGCCCCAATCGCTGCTGGACAACGCGGCTCAGCTCCCGCTACAGCGGTCTGAAAGCAACGGCGAGCCGCCCGCCGGGGACGTCGACCGGCTTGAGAACCTGCTCAAGGCGTACCGGCTGGCGCAAACGGTTCCCGCCGGCGACGACGGGGACCGGGTGAAGTTCGTCGGCATCTGGCAGCGGCTGGTGGAGCGGCAGGGCGACGCTTGGCCGGAGCTCAAGGATGCTTATCTCGTCCAACTTGACCGGTGGGCGGAAGAGGCTTACAAAGGCAAGAAATTTCAGCTGGCAGGACTGCTCTGGAACGAAGCCGAGCGGATCGATCCGTACAATCCGGCCGTGCTGCAGAACCTGGCCCTGGTGTACACTCGGCAGAACAACGAGGACGGCCAGCGCCACTACTGGGACCGCTTCACCCGGGTGTTGAACCTGTATTGCGAAATGGCGCCTGAGGCCGATGGTTTCAGCCGGCTGCTGGCCCAGAAACATCAGGCGTTCGTCGAAGCGGCCCAAAAGGCGCTGCCCACGGCGAACCGCTGGCGGGATCTTCTGGAGCTGGCGGAGGACTGGGTGCGGGAGGCGGTGCCGCTGCTGGCGCTGCGTCAGCTCGAATTCCGTAATCCGATGTTCCGCTGCGGAATCTGGCGAGACGACTACCGGAACCAGGCCGAGCGGGAACGGGCGCTCACTGCCGCCGTCACCGCCACCCGGCAGTGGCTGGAGCTGGCCGCCGAATGGTCCGGGCTGCCGGCCGACCGCTCCGAACTGGTTCAGGCGCGGCGCATCCGCTTGGACCAGGCTCGGCAGTCGGCCGCGGCGGCCGGTCCCGACAGCCGCCGCCACTACAACGACGAGCGGGACGCCTTCAAGCTGCACCGGGACCAGACGGTCCATCAATATCTGATGCTGATGCATGTGCTGAAGCTGCTGATCAAGCAACTGCAGGAGCAAGAGGAAACGCTGGCAGAGGCGGAATTGGCGCGCTACCGCACCGTCGCCCGCGGCGTGCTGGCCTTCCCCCACGAGCTCATGAAAGCCGGGGCGATGCAGCTCATCGCCGACTTCGATCCGAATATCGACATGGCCGCGGAAGCGTATGCGGTCGCCCTGTTTCCCTGGTTGACGAAAGGCCGTGAACTGATGGAACAGCAGCGCCCCGAGGCGGCCGGCCAGTGCTACCAGACCGCCTGCGAGCTGGCCCCTGCGTTCATGCCGGCTGTGTTTCAGCTGGCTCAGTGCATGGCCATGCAAAAGCAGTGGGACGATGCCTGTAGAGCCGCGCGGCAGGCGCTGGCCCTCTGTAACCCGGATGACGAGCATTATGCCATGCTGGCTGATTTCGCGGAGCAGATGGATGTGGCCCGGGTGCAGCAGCGGCTGGAGGCGGCCCAGCGATTCCTCAAGGAGCAGAAGTCGGAGGAGGCTGTCCTGACGGCCCTGGAGACGCTCGACGACTACCCCGGACATCCGTTCGTGCTCTTCACGCTGGCGCAGGCCTACCTGTCCAACACGGATTTCGATGAAGCCAGAGACGCGCTCCGGCGCGCCGCCACGGCCGCGAAGCCGGATAGCGAACTCGGCCAGACCATCGCCGGTTTCGATTCGCAGATCGACGAGTACGCCCCGCAGATGCTGCTGACCAAGGCCGTTCCCCTGATGAAGGACGAAAAATGGAAGCCGGCGGCTCAGATCCTGGCCAAGGGCGCCGGGCTGAACCCACCCAGCGCTCAGGTCACCTTCTACCACGCCGTCTGCCTGGGACGCTCCGGTGACATTTCCGAAGCGGAAGCTCAAGCCCGCAAAGCCATGAAGCAGTGCCGCAAGGGTGAAGATGATGAGTTGAAGGGCGAGATCGAGGCATTCATCGAGCAGATTCCGGTGATGCTCATCGGCGAGGACGTGCAAAACGCCCAGAAGCAGATGGAGAAGAAGAACTGGCAAGCGGCCTTAGGGTTCCTGGACAGCGCCCGGACCAAGGCGCCCAACGCCGCGATCGTTTACTTCTATCGGGCGGTGTGCAAACTGAACCAGGATGAACACGATGAGGCCCGGCGAATCGCCCGCGAGGGATTGACCCATGCCAAGGGAAAGGCCAATGAGGAGATCCGCAAACAGCTCAACCAGGTGATCGCGGTGGTGGAGCAGGCCGAGAAACAGCGGGAGATGAACCTGGCCGTGGGGTTTATGAACCGGGAGGACTGGAACATGGCCGCGGGGATCCTGGAGAAGATCATCAGCGACGAGCCGTTCAACGACGCGGCCAAGTTCTACCTGGCGGTGTGCCTGTTCCGCCGGAGCGGCGGCTACATGGACTATGCCACCAAGTCGAAGATCCGAGAGCTGCTGGCCGACGCCAAGTTGTCTTTATTCCTGGACAAGGATCTGAAGAAGCAGATCGAGATGCTGGAAAAGCTGGTGGGATGA